In a genomic window of Spirochaetota bacterium:
- a CDS encoding phospholipase A, producing the protein MYHKKGLLAVFVLMACTLTMKAEDISGGAESVSADALVITNVVTNIITNYRDGRIVREDPLTIYHPSYIAFGLQKDQVKVQLSFQYDILHYLKIRGLLYGAYSQLMFWDLYTLSGPFRDFTFNPEVFLRYESGYNPFGNVRTFLLDVVQLGFDHRSNGKDGTNSRSIDRLYAFLQLAVGSVFQVGINARYSYYFRIEDNPDVRLFMGSFEFGAFVRIKIDRTEILNIDGRFSFGDSVSFGLTTERYWAEVTAKVISPLPGVGFFGQGWVGYGESLIDYNKYSWSIRIGVVARS; encoded by the coding sequence ATGTATCACAAAAAAGGCTTGCTCGCGGTATTCGTCCTCATGGCATGTACGCTCACCATGAAGGCCGAGGATATCTCGGGCGGCGCTGAAAGCGTATCGGCTGACGCACTGGTGATAACCAATGTCGTCACCAACATCATCACGAATTACCGCGACGGCAGGATAGTGCGGGAAGACCCGCTCACGATCTATCATCCGTCATACATCGCATTCGGCCTGCAGAAGGACCAGGTAAAGGTGCAGCTGAGCTTTCAATACGATATCCTGCATTATCTGAAGATACGCGGGCTTTTGTACGGCGCGTATTCGCAGCTCATGTTCTGGGACCTGTATACGCTCTCCGGACCGTTCCGCGATTTCACGTTCAACCCCGAGGTGTTCCTGCGCTACGAATCCGGATACAACCCCTTCGGCAATGTGCGCACGTTCCTCCTCGATGTGGTCCAGCTCGGCTTCGATCATCGATCGAACGGCAAGGACGGAACGAATTCCAGAAGCATAGACCGCCTCTATGCCTTCCTGCAGCTCGCGGTCGGATCCGTGTTCCAGGTCGGCATCAATGCGCGGTACTCGTATTATTTCAGGATAGAGGACAACCCCGATGTTCGGCTTTTCATGGGCAGCTTCGAGTTCGGGGCGTTCGTTCGGATAAAGATCGATCGGACGGAGATACTGAACATCGACGGGCGATTTTCGTTCGGCGATTCTGTCAGCTTCGGGCTGACAACGGAGCGCTACTGGGCCGAAGTGACAGCGAAGGTCATATCGCCCCTGCCCGGCGTGGGTTTCTTCGGACAGGGATGGGTGGGCTACGGCGAATCGCTCATCGATTACAATAAATATTCATGGTCGATACGCATCGGGGTCGTTGCACGGAGCTGA
- a CDS encoding sialate O-acetylesterase — protein MPPSFAPIFSDHAVLQRGKPMPVWGRSDANADVSVMLAGQTKTARADVNGKWRVVFDPLTAGGPHVLSAASAGASLDINDVLIGEVWLASGQSNMQFSINGCAERDEALAAANNPTIRMNRGNGWLVCSAESLPSFSAVGFFFARKIADELSIPVGIIDRSAGGTRIEAWMSRSSLSISPNGRAILSLAATDEVCAAALADEEDIRRWSQDPKSPPPPPRLNKWRLGRALPVTLYEKHIMPIVPYAIRGVLWYQGESNAATVEDAVNYRGLLPALIGNWRGVWDERALPFIFVQLPNYKGDVPAAWAHIRESMLKALSLSATTMAVTIDLGESNDIHPARKRDVGHRLALAALNMAYDRTALFTGPRYSGMKVNGGEIRLSFENTGEGLMAADKDAVKGFAIAAADKKFHPAKAAAYGSSVVVKSFFVARPFAVRYGWENDPACDLTDSSGLPASPFRTDEW, from the coding sequence ATGCCGCCCTCATTCGCCCCGATATTCTCCGACCACGCCGTCCTCCAGCGAGGAAAACCCATGCCTGTATGGGGAAGGTCCGATGCGAACGCCGATGTGTCGGTAATGCTCGCCGGTCAGACAAAGACCGCACGCGCCGATGTCAATGGCAAGTGGCGTGTCGTCTTCGATCCGCTTACGGCCGGCGGGCCGCATGTTCTCTCCGCAGCCTCTGCGGGGGCATCGCTCGATATCAATGATGTTCTCATCGGTGAAGTATGGCTCGCGTCCGGTCAGTCGAATATGCAGTTCAGCATCAATGGATGCGCCGAACGGGATGAAGCGCTTGCTGCCGCAAATAACCCCACTATCCGCATGAATCGCGGCAACGGCTGGCTCGTATGCTCAGCAGAAAGCCTGCCGTCATTTTCCGCCGTCGGCTTTTTCTTCGCACGAAAAATAGCGGATGAACTCTCGATTCCCGTCGGTATCATCGACAGGAGCGCGGGCGGCACGCGCATCGAGGCGTGGATGTCGCGCTCGTCGCTTTCCATAAGCCCCAACGGGCGTGCGATACTCTCGCTCGCGGCAACGGATGAGGTGTGCGCCGCGGCCCTTGCCGATGAAGAGGATATACGCCGATGGTCACAGGACCCGAAGTCCCCGCCGCCGCCGCCCAGGCTCAATAAATGGCGACTGGGGCGTGCGCTTCCCGTCACGCTGTATGAAAAACACATCATGCCGATAGTCCCGTACGCGATACGCGGCGTGCTCTGGTATCAGGGTGAGAGCAATGCGGCGACCGTCGAGGATGCGGTCAATTATCGGGGGCTATTGCCCGCGCTCATCGGCAATTGGCGCGGTGTGTGGGATGAGCGCGCGCTCCCGTTCATCTTCGTACAGCTTCCCAATTATAAAGGAGATGTACCCGCGGCATGGGCTCACATCCGCGAATCGATGCTCAAGGCGCTTTCGCTTTCAGCGACGACCATGGCGGTGACCATCGATCTCGGGGAATCGAATGATATACATCCGGCGAGAAAACGCGATGTCGGCCATAGACTCGCACTCGCTGCACTGAACATGGCATATGACAGAACGGCACTGTTCACCGGTCCGCGGTATTCCGGGATGAAGGTGAACGGGGGCGAGATACGATTGTCATTTGAGAACACCGGCGAAGGACTCATGGCAGCGGATAAGGATGCGGTGAAGGGGTTCGCCATCGCCGCTGCGGATAAGAAATTCCATCCCGCAAAAGCGGCCGCGTATGGATCGAGCGTTGTCGTGAAAAGCTTTTTCGTCGCGCGTCCGTTCGCCGTGCGCTACGGATGGGAGAACGATCCTGCATGCGATCTTACCGATTCGTCAGGACTGCCGGCATCGCCGTTCCGTACCGATGAATGGTAA
- the mutS gene encoding DNA mismatch repair protein MutS has product MADESTPMMRQYREIKAKYPDAFLFFRLGDFYEMFFDDAVEASRILELTLTKRNDIPMCGVPYHAADNYLARMIKAGKKVAICDQLEDPRQAKGIVKRDVTQVMTPGTVIENRLLDGRSNNYTLSIALAENGESAGIAVADVSTGEFISIEIAHDPIASIADEIARFAPKEILIPDTYEENADIAALLKRSPDIYVSRVGGWSFAADYARDTLIRHFAVATLKGFGIDDTPLVISAAGGLIHYLSEMQKSSLSHIRTLSLYNRSAHMVLDDATQTSLELAAVSGKNDRTLLSVIDETLTGMGARRLKQFIVNPLIDANAVNERLDRVDFFVTNAAVRSSVRDDLKQVHDIERLVTRLALGRLNPKDMVSLKLSLMNACAGAEKLLADGYKDERFASEKECRVVIDIIERALLEEPAIAINEGGIIKDGFDATLAKYNEARREGRQWILALEEEYKKETGISNLRIRYNNIIGYFIEVTKGQLKNVTSTFIKRQTLVGSERFTTEKLSAHEAVINDANEKGNSLEEKIYLTVREEIRTHIDALKSMAEAIALADVFSALAQCAVKRRYTRPHIDTGSAIDIKDGRHPVVEEYLSSNAFIPNDVTLDASEHRLIIITGPNMSGKSTYLRQTALIVLLAQIGSFVPAREASIGIVDRIFTRVGASDNIARGESTFLVEMNETANILNNCTNRSLIIMDEIGRGTSTYDGMAIAWAIAWAIVEYLSGNPKKAGKTLFATHYHELTLLEELPGVKNASVLVREHKGEIVFMKKVVAGPAKASYGIYAAKLAGVPGSVTTRAEAILAQLERDGEVQVNILEKGSAGKASKKKDMLPLFADEAKESEIEAEIRKIDADTLTPLAALQMISTWKERLHSGDQK; this is encoded by the coding sequence ATGGCCGACGAAAGCACACCGATGATGCGTCAGTACCGGGAGATAAAGGCGAAATACCCGGACGCATTCCTCTTTTTCCGCCTGGGCGATTTCTATGAGATGTTCTTCGACGACGCCGTCGAGGCATCGCGCATCCTCGAGCTTACGCTCACCAAAAGGAACGACATCCCCATGTGCGGAGTGCCGTATCATGCGGCGGATAATTATCTCGCCCGCATGATAAAGGCCGGTAAGAAGGTCGCCATCTGCGATCAGCTCGAGGACCCCCGGCAGGCGAAGGGCATCGTCAAACGCGATGTGACGCAGGTGATGACGCCGGGCACGGTGATAGAGAACCGGCTCCTCGACGGTCGATCGAACAATTACACGCTGTCCATTGCGCTTGCCGAGAACGGAGAGAGCGCGGGCATTGCGGTGGCCGACGTCTCGACCGGGGAATTCATTTCGATAGAAATTGCGCACGACCCCATCGCATCGATCGCTGACGAGATAGCCCGTTTCGCACCGAAAGAGATACTCATCCCCGACACGTACGAAGAGAATGCCGATATAGCCGCGCTCTTGAAACGATCGCCGGACATCTATGTGAGCCGTGTCGGCGGCTGGTCGTTCGCAGCGGATTACGCGCGCGATACGCTCATACGCCATTTTGCGGTGGCGACGCTTAAGGGCTTCGGCATCGACGATACGCCTCTCGTCATCAGTGCGGCGGGCGGACTTATCCACTATCTGTCGGAAATGCAGAAGTCGTCCCTTTCGCATATCAGAACGCTTTCGCTCTATAATCGCAGTGCGCATATGGTGCTTGACGATGCGACGCAGACAAGCCTTGAACTTGCCGCCGTAAGCGGGAAGAACGACCGCACGCTCCTCTCCGTCATCGATGAGACGCTCACCGGCATGGGGGCGCGGCGGTTAAAGCAGTTCATCGTCAACCCGCTCATCGATGCGAACGCGGTCAATGAGCGTCTTGACCGCGTTGATTTTTTCGTCACGAACGCAGCCGTCCGCTCATCGGTACGCGATGACTTGAAGCAGGTTCACGATATCGAACGCCTGGTAACGAGGCTCGCACTTGGTCGCCTGAACCCGAAGGATATGGTATCGCTCAAACTTTCGCTCATGAACGCCTGTGCCGGCGCCGAAAAGCTTCTCGCCGACGGATACAAGGACGAACGTTTCGCCTCTGAAAAAGAATGCCGCGTGGTCATCGATATCATCGAACGCGCGTTACTCGAAGAACCGGCGATAGCGATCAACGAAGGCGGCATCATCAAGGACGGTTTCGACGCGACGCTCGCGAAGTACAATGAAGCGCGGCGCGAAGGGCGGCAGTGGATACTTGCCCTCGAAGAGGAATACAAAAAAGAAACGGGGATATCGAACCTTCGGATACGGTATAATAATATAATCGGATATTTCATCGAGGTGACGAAGGGACAGCTCAAGAACGTCACATCGACATTCATCAAGCGGCAGACGCTTGTCGGGAGCGAACGCTTTACCACCGAAAAACTCTCCGCGCATGAAGCGGTCATCAATGATGCGAACGAGAAGGGGAATTCCCTCGAAGAGAAGATATACCTTACGGTGCGCGAAGAGATACGCACGCATATCGATGCGCTGAAATCCATGGCCGAAGCGATAGCACTCGCCGATGTGTTCTCCGCCCTCGCACAATGCGCGGTCAAGCGGCGCTACACACGCCCGCATATCGATACCGGCAGCGCCATCGATATCAAGGATGGTCGACACCCCGTCGTCGAGGAATATCTATCGTCAAACGCGTTCATCCCCAACGATGTGACCCTCGATGCGAGCGAGCACCGCCTCATCATCATAACCGGCCCGAACATGAGCGGGAAGAGCACCTATCTCAGACAAACGGCGCTCATCGTTCTCCTCGCGCAGATCGGGAGCTTCGTCCCCGCGCGCGAAGCGTCCATCGGCATCGTCGACCGGATCTTCACACGGGTGGGCGCATCGGACAATATCGCACGCGGGGAAAGCACCTTCCTCGTGGAAATGAACGAAACGGCCAACATCCTCAACAATTGCACGAACCGAAGCCTCATCATCATGGATGAGATAGGACGCGGGACGAGCACGTACGACGGCATGGCGATAGCCTGGGCGATAGCCTGGGCGATAGTGGAATATCTTTCCGGCAATCCGAAAAAAGCGGGAAAGACCCTTTTCGCCACGCATTATCACGAGCTTACGCTGCTTGAAGAACTTCCCGGCGTAAAGAACGCGAGCGTGCTCGTACGCGAACACAAGGGCGAAATAGTGTTCATGAAGAAGGTCGTCGCCGGCCCCGCGAAGGCGAGCTACGGCATTTACGCGGCGAAACTTGCCGGCGTGCCGGGATCGGTCACGACGCGCGCGGAAGCGATACTCGCGCAGCTCGAACGCGACGGCGAAGTACAGGTGAACATCCTTGAGAAAGGCTCCGCGGGAAAGGCATCGAAGAAAAAGGATATGCTGCCGCTTTTCGCCGATGAAGCGAAGGAAAGCGAGATAGAAGCGGAGATAAGGAAGATCGATGCCGATACGCTCACACCGCTTGCGGCGCTGCAGATGATATCAACATGGAAAGAAAGATTGCATTCCGGCGATCAAAAATAA